The Phaeobacter sp. A36a-5a genomic interval AAATCCCACGTCCAGAAAAGAGGCCGAATGATGATCCGTTGGACAAAAATGCTGCTCATTTCGGTCTCCGTCTGGAGCCTTTACTGGGCGGTTGCCGCCTGGGGCCTGCGTCAGGGGCTGGATGGCTGGTTTGCCGAGCAGCAGCGGCAGGGTTGGCAGGCCGATTATGCCACGCTGCGCACCTCCGGCTATCCACTCTATCACCATCACCGGATCACCACCCCGGCCCTCGCCGATCCGGGCACCGGCACCGCATGGCGTGCCGATTGGCTCGACATCCGCAGCCTTGCACTCTGGCCCGGCACCGTGACGCTTCTGCTGCCGCCGACACCACAACGGTTCTCCTATTTCGACAGCACCGCGATCCTGCACGCCGAGGGGCTGCGGGCCGAGCTGCAACTGGCACCGGGATCCGCGCTGGACCTGGAACAGCTGCACATGATGGCCAGAAACTGGACGATACAGAGCAATGGCAAACCCGAGCTGAGCGGTCAGGCGGTCCTGCTGGAGATGACGCGGACCGATGCGCAGAACCACTACCAGATCCACGCCGATGCGCAGGGTGTGTCCCCTCACCCGCTGTTGCGCCAGCGGTTAGCGGCGACCGAGGGGCTTCCCGAGCGGCTGGAGACGGTCACGCTCGACATGAATGTGGGGTTCGACACCAGCTGGAACCGCAGCGCGATTGAGCTGCGCCGCCCGCAGCCGCGCCAGATTTCGCTGCATCTGGCCGAGGCCCGCTGGGGCCCGATGCGCATCAAGGCGACAGGCGAGCTGCGTCTGGATGAGACCGGCCTGCCAGAGGGCGATCTCGCGCTTCAGGTTGAAAACTGGCAGGACATCCTGCAAATGGCCGAAGCCTCAGGCAGCCTGCACCCGACTGCGCGCTCCGGGATTGAGCGGGTTTTGCGGGTCTTTGCCGGGCTTGGCGGCAACCATCGCGACCTTGATCTGCCGCTGACTTTGCGCTCCGGCTATGTCACACTCGGTCCGCTGCCGATCGGTCCAGCGCCCCGTCTGATCCTGCGCTAGCGGCAATAAGGACCACCGCGATGGCGGGCGACGTCCAGATGGAAATGATCCAGATGGTACCGGTCCGAAAGCGGCCCCAGCACGGTGCCAAACGGGCCACAGGCACCTTTCCACATCTTCCGCAGCCCCTTGCGCGTGGCGCGCGCGGTCCAGCCTTTCAGCACCGTGATCACCTTGCCGCTCTCCAGAACGAAGCCCGAGATATCAATCGCCTTGGCCCGACCATGTTCTGAGATCTTTGCGCCCGGCCGGTTGTTCCGGGTGCGGCAGGAATAATGCGCCGCCACCCTCAGGGCCACCACCTTGTCACGCCGGCCAAAGGCCTTGACCACATCCCGCTCCACCCATTTCTTGAGCGCGCGGGCGGTGTCGCAGGTCATCACCGACTGCTGGCTGAGCGTCACCCCGGCAACCGAGCGCACCCGCACCGCATTCTTTGCGCCGCAGCCGTTCAGACGCCCCGGTACGGCACCCACCTCTGCTCCCTGAATGTCGATATCACCGCAGACCGAGGTCTTGCGGCGTTTGCGTTTGCCGAACAGGATTTTCTCCGCCAGATCGCCGGGCCGCAGATGCGGACGCAGAGAGGCCTCTGGACCGGTCGGCATCATCGGCAGGCGCAGCGCAGCCAT includes:
- a CDS encoding DUF2125 domain-containing protein gives rise to the protein MIRWTKMLLISVSVWSLYWAVAAWGLRQGLDGWFAEQQRQGWQADYATLRTSGYPLYHHHRITTPALADPGTGTAWRADWLDIRSLALWPGTVTLLLPPTPQRFSYFDSTAILHAEGLRAELQLAPGSALDLEQLHMMARNWTIQSNGKPELSGQAVLLEMTRTDAQNHYQIHADAQGVSPHPLLRQRLAATEGLPERLETVTLDMNVGFDTSWNRSAIELRRPQPRQISLHLAEARWGPMRIKATGELRLDETGLPEGDLALQVENWQDILQMAEASGSLHPTARSGIERVLRVFAGLGGNHRDLDLPLTLRSGYVTLGPLPIGPAPRLILR
- a CDS encoding extensin-like domain-containing protein; this translates as MRRGWRSGAQAVATAAGLIVMIAVSAGATAANAPDRSLRPNARPDPAAVAALTPTPAAAAVTVSSDLRPQGRPPSEQAVAMAALRLPMMPTGPEASLRPHLRPGDLAEKILFGKRKRRKTSVCGDIDIQGAEVGAVPGRLNGCGAKNAVRVRSVAGVTLSQQSVMTCDTARALKKWVERDVVKAFGRRDKVVALRVAAHYSCRTRNNRPGAKISEHGRAKAIDISGFVLESGKVITVLKGWTARATRKGLRKMWKGACGPFGTVLGPLSDRYHLDHFHLDVARHRGGPYCR